From one Mytilus trossulus isolate FHL-02 chromosome 10, PNRI_Mtr1.1.1.hap1, whole genome shotgun sequence genomic stretch:
- the LOC134687181 gene encoding probable helicase senataxin produces MGGIFTKTEKDKEDVTDTAGMSNDQVSEDSVEDECTGRPPPDKQKMDTRSKPWLKDIRKSGNKTLFGKTGIQIRLPGSRNDNGQFNTKKRTNRIESSDDTDDTVTYHEEKNLKKNDEPKKCAGVRRNSSSASTECEVIESTAPTKKNKKIRKKKSRIKSSDDESSSESEDEEEPKKKGNKKKASSVKASSKVIHISSETTETDDSVHLVHRDKGKRKRQLSGPFDTHSKMCSSKKLKSILEESTEDSSEAKWVTLKNNSQSNNPAHKRKSVDIDHSSSSESEIMKKRKSQKKSGSKKKSDAMTPELTLKFSSDDEELPPLVRPRKRHSSDSSTRSTQSNASTVAYSHSQVKGEQMESSFPIHDPEYQNISSGIESEDSGADSDTPLKLIMLKRNSSTETKPSNNSDENESELLFSQLPTKDQDKNDTGETSRKERAFSAYTQEEDEIFVIDDDENFYSSMSQQNLTIDYNDKPDAENDEDERVSFFLDGEDDVDTIHVKTESPELPLDFDWLKEKVEARDGTTECYDMNTQVVTPIKVENIEKDNYDADTQIISDDSDEDFFEAATQNPNNNKSGIKVKNGDDTSSETEDYYDVATQLPDHNIKNKSAREKNVRLADTEKAVEDFYNAPTQLPVDNIKNKSSRVEKVQSLDTKKAMEDFYNASTQVAIIDCDESDDNELFQAATQVSGIKEEGSSSYDRTNKTVKKEMDKEDYYNAQTQVFNDNEKKLPIRRKSFDLDNFDEQFEKGKNSQINRKRSFNESKPERFIKRESKDLYDANTQIDRTNKHSVVQRLSDEGCVVEHIKETKVIVKKQFSTPLEAQKYLKEYNSSEDLYGDDTEEYDWQKGNKPTTKKKPVYSDTNKDDTKVVGDVYDINTQIDRTKMEAKGDFDPYAAATQVVKPEVIDISDDENDTDLYNCATQAESKFEAEESSISEVKDKKLKNSILSSGIQQISSKLSFGLPKNVMDAMSQMESQNRCNIYDMATQVQNHDENETESDQEIYAAATQFEISCDETSKMKDIYNDQTLADNVDEDSQNCYNEMTQVETPLRQSKKEARNVFNTMTQVDNTDDVCEAFDPYTAQTQGDNVQMLSSEDEIYEQATQVNLTVAVSDDEDSVKSDDDGSKQQESNNCEYVAMLDDDADENVNEKLEERSVSPVETNNGYIAMLDEVDESPRPVIVTHSTSKSKENKTPKKDKTYIKHTMLKKVSSEEKKTMQCSPKKPKTSKEKRESFQLEKEKFYSQKRSKKTDSKSPEMNNDIDIVEENTNQWLSKQQKSKETEKFKKHKETKPYSAADNSFDGKIRAAINKMTERVKKQAAQPQPVKRKHLFVEGASDVSDVTLPDEKEILAKQLPLLEFPRAKGAQSSQEDQQTTKEKQKKDNITSEKTDKSRRGDNRSHSQSDRHERSSSKHKHRHSSSQSSGHRKERDSKDHRDKRSGDKDQKSHDMKKDHRSSSRSSDKTDQKSSEKSKSSEKSKERESSRRSSDKSSHRSSSQKEKDQSSKKNETKKDDKDKTIMKRIPKLSETAKKEKENEIVTKSPLLATNLDSQISGDFMSKIGLSSMKITSRVRTPSREESEQRTESLMEASTTEVSINNNSPEKTTLRISMYRERDLEIASTGNVETSSPAQTHEKTPKSILRIVGSESKRLNVQFRIPAYSQSVENTKGGVDWDNRKARFNTHFPNGLPKLPGENENEPVTQPPSTCSVNLMKKLPLNLQAAKAKPLTTQNQNSTITYQPPPGAYSSSSLQVPVATVPTPSTYQQHRNRAAHYNNSRPSSAQQQVDRVPVPLFKQGSSPIADLSILDLNYFFVKILKWNASWFDEYEKHQTAPPDVEEAYPVSHLLDSYECYEDYFKTLFPHLYLETWETCVRSWQESKGRRRSVDIVFTRVHKPCDKMFTYTFTAVVPKQTFNLLNEGDLVIVNTWGVNAWEVSAKHKAKYYPQLGFIERLVYRRNQGDVVKILQTFPSLVKEGKYPSDFIGLEIIVKTRFRQFKMLPDKRSSITVVCSLVSTLRHYNALSRLYKTTMVNSILTPGILRVFHNHPSVKENDLLELDNYNKSQQKAIVISTKIALEPAQQNRVVLIQGPPGTGKSYTIIGIIKNIIKKSNRTCHICLCAPSNAAVDELMKRLIDERRKMEEKSKHSGFRLVRIGKPENIHHDVQKYTYREIVKVNQAEELKNKIKRQVNTSVVKEIDKLKTRISSLHEELTSKTIKMQTIEAGKIRSEMSKLEKKKDDMEVSIQAQYKDIKLTRQEEQKVMRDVLIKSHIVCGTLNSFGNDFYADILAPYSQNIRRSMFNCVIVDEASQATELDTLIPLQYGTTKLIMVGDPEQLPPTVLSQKSAQKSFGQSLFERFYCHFRHEDVNPVLFLDTQYRMHPEIAHFPSKFVYLGALKTDSSVEERCNIFQLKPYLLFDMQEGQEHSTQRGAIINSTEAEFTIELCEFLMSRTKLQQHQIGIIAPYQQQKKIIKEGLESMKLISIEVNTVDSFQGREKEVIILSCTRAKNVSGGIGFLANSKRMNVALTRAKTALYVVGCLSSLKRGDLAWRNLIEDAERRNVIRKITQGRYDMVFNGCLNISARLGRLFVS; encoded by the exons ATGGGAGGTATATTTACCAAG ACTGAAAAAGATAAAGAAGATGTGACGGACACGGCTGGAATGTCAAATGATCAAGTATCTGAAGATAGTGTTGAAGATGAATGTACTGGAAGACCACCTCCAG aTAAACAAAAGATGGATACCAGATCAAAACCATGGCTTAAGGATATAAGAAAGTCAGGGAATAAAACTCTGTTTGGAAAAACTGGAATTCAGATCAGATTGCCAGGTTCTAGAAATGATAATGGCCAATTTAACACGAAAAAAAGGACAAATCGTATTGAAAGTTCAGATGATACAGATGACACTGTAACTtatcatgaagaaaaaaacttgAAGAAGAATGATGAACCTAAAAAGTGTGCTGGTGTACGAAGAAATTCCTCGTCTGCCTCAACGGAGTGTGAAGTGATTGAATCTACAGCTcctactaaaaaaaataagaaaataaggaagAAGAAATCACGAATAAAATCAAGTGATGATGAAAGTTCTTCAGAGAGTGAGGATGAGGAAGAGCCGAAGAAAAAAGGTAACAAGAAGAAAGCCTCTTCCGTCAAGGCCTCCTCAAAGGTTATTCATATATCTTCAGAGACAACGGAAACTGATGATTCTGTACATCTCGTGCACAGGGACAAAGGGAAAAGAAAAAGGCAACTGTCAGGGCCATTTGATACGCATTCAAAAATGTGTTCcagtaaaaaattgaaaagtataCTAGAAGAATCTACAGAGGATTCATCTGAAGCTAAATGGGTtactttgaaaaacaattcGCAGTCAAACAATCCAGCACATAAACGCAAATCAGTTGATATTGACCATAGCTCTTCGTCTGAATCGGAAATcatgaagaaaagaaaatctcAGAAGAAATCAGGCAGCAAAAAGAAAAGCGATGCAATGACCCCTGAGTTAACCTTGAAATTTTCCTCTGATGATGAAGAATTACCTCCCCTTGTTAGACCTAGGAAGAGACATAGTAGTGACAGCTCTACAAGATCAACACAGAGCAATGCCTCCACAGTGGCATACAGTCACTCTCAAGTGAAAGGGGAACAGATGGAAAGTTCTTTTCCAATACACGATCctgaatatcaaaatatttcttctGGCATTGAAAGTGAAGATTCAGGTGCCGATTCAGACACCCCACTTAAATTGATCATGCTAAAAAGAAACTCATCTACCGAAACCAAACCTAGCAATAACTCTGATGAAAACGAATCAGAGTTACTGTTTTCTCAACTCCCAACAAAAGACCAGGATAAGAATGATACAGGAGAAACGAGTAGAAAGGAAAGAGCATTCTCTGCCTATACTCAAGAGgaagatgaaatatttgtgattgaTGATGATGAAAATTTTTACTCCAGCATGTCACAGCAAAATTTAACAATTGATTACAATGACAAACCAGATGCTGAAAATGATGAGGATGAACGAGTTAGTTTTTTCCTTGATGGGGAAGACGATGTTGATACTATACATGTAAAAACTGAAAGTCCTGAGCTGCCCCTTGATTTTGACTGGTTGAAAGAGAAAGTTGAAGCACGAGATGGGACGACAGAATGCTATGACATGAATACTCAAGTTGTTACTCCTATCAAGgttgaaaatatagaaaaagacAATTATGATGCTGATACGCAAATTATTAGTGACGATTCAGATGAAGATTTCTTTGAGGCTGCAACTCAGAATCCAAATAATAACAAATCTGGTATAAAGGTTAAAAATGGGGACGATACAAGTTCAGAAACTGAGGACTATTATGATGTGGCAACTCAACTTCCTGaccacaatataaaaaataagtctGCCAGGGAAAAAAATGTTCGTCTAGCAGACACTGAAAAAGCTGTGGAAGACTTTTACAATGCGCCAACTCAACTTCCtgttgacaatataaaaaataagtctAGCAGGGTAGAAAAAGTTCAATCATTAGATACTAAAAAAGCAATGGAAGACTTTTACAATGCAAGTACTCAAGTAGCAATTATTGATTGTGATGAATCAGACGACAATGAATTGTTTCAGGCAGCGACACAGGTTTCAGGTATTAAAGAAGAAGGAAGCTCAAGTTATGACAGAACAAACAAGACAGTTAAAAAGGAGATGGATAAAGAGGACTATTACAATGCTCAAACTCAAGTTTTTAATGATAATGAGAAGAAATTACCAATAAGAAGAAAAAGCTTTGATTTGGATAATTTTGatgaacaatttgaaaaaggcaAGAATTCACAAATCAACCGAAAACGAAGTTTTAATGAGTCAAAACCAGAAAGGTTTATTAAAAGAGAGAGTAAGGATCTTTATGATGCCAACACACAAATTGATAGGACTAATAAACATTCTGTCGTACAGCGCTTGAGTGATGAAGGCTGTGTCGTTGAACacataaaagaaacaaaggtcattgtcaaaaaacaattttccacGCCTTTAGAAGCACAGAAATATCTTAAAGAATATAATTCTTCAGAAGACTTGTATGGGGATGATACTGAAGAGTATGATTGGCAGAAAGGTaacaaaccaacaacaaaaaagaagcCAGTATATAGCGACACTAATAAGGATGATACAAAAGTCGTTGGAGATGTTTATGACATTAATACTCAAATTGATCGTACTAAAATGGAGGCAAAAGGAGACTTTGATCCATATGCTGCAGCAACTCAGGTAGTTAAACCTGAGGTGATCGATATTTCTGATGATGAAAATGATACTGATCTGTACAACTGTGCTACACAGGCTGAATCTAAATTTGAAGCAGAAGAGAGTTCAATCAGTGAAGTTAAGGACAAAAAACTGAAGAATAGCATATTATCAAGTGGTATACAACAAATATCAAGCAAACTTAGTTTTGGCCTTCCAAAAAATGTTATGGATGCTATGTCACAAATGGAATCACAAAATCGCTGCAATATTTATGACATGGCAACGCAGGTCCAGAACCATGACGAAAATGAAACTGAGAGTGATCAGGAAATATATGCCGCTGCCACTCAATTTGAAATTTCGTGCGATGAAACCAGCAAGATGAAAGATATTTATAATGACCAAACTCTGGCTGACAATGTAGATGAAGATAGCCAGAACTGCTACAATGAAATGACACAAGTTGAGACTCCCCTAAGACAGTCCAAAAAGGAAGCAAGAAATGTCTTTAATACAATGACACAAGTTGATAACACTGATGATGTTTGTGAAGCATTTGACCCATATACTGCACAGACTCAAGGGGACAATGTTCAAATGTTGAGTTCAGAAGACGAAATCTATGAACAGGCTACACAAGTTAATTTAACTGTTGCCGTTAGCGATGATGAAGATTCTGTAAAAAGTGATGATGATGGAAGCAAACAACAAGAAAGTAACAATTGTGAATATGTTGCAATGTTGGATGACGATGCTGAcgaaaatgtaaatgaaaagcTGGAGGAACGATCTGTGAGTCCAGTTGAGACGAACAATGGTTACATTGCTATGTTAGATGAGGTAGATGAATCTCCACGACCAGTTATTGTTACTCATAGTACCTCAAAATCGAAAGAAAATAAAACGCCTAAGAAAGACAAGACGTATATAAAACACACAATGTTGAAAAAAGTTTCTAGTGAAGAAAAGAAAACTATGCAATGCTCCCCAAAAAAGCCAAAGACATCCAAGGAAAAAAGAGAGAGTTTCcaattagaaaaagaaaaattttaTTCTCAAAAACGAAGTAAAAAAACGGACTCTAAATCACCAGAAATGAATAATGATATTGACATTGTTGAAGAAAATACCAATCAATGGTTATCTAAGcaacaaaaaagtaaagaaactgagaaattcaaaaaacataaagaaaCTAAACCATATTCTGCTGCAGATAATAGCTTTGATGGAAAGATCAGGGCtgctataaataaaatgacGGAGAGGGTTAAGAAGCAAGCTGCACAACCCCAACCTgtcaaaagaaaacatttatttgtcgaag GTGCAAGTGATGTTTCAGATGTAACTCTCCCTGACGAAAAAGAGATCCTAGCTAAACAGTTACCATTACTGGAATTTCCACGAGCAAAGGGGGCACAGAGCAGTCAGGAAGATCAGCAAACAACCAAAGAAAAGCAGAAAAAAGATAATATAACTTCCGAGAAGACTGATAAAAGTAGAAGAGGAGATAATCGCAGTCATTCTCAGTCGGATAGACATGAAAGGTCTTCATCTAAACACAAACATCGTCATAGCTCATCACAAAGTTCTGGTCACAGAAAAGAAAGAGACTCTAAAGATCATAGAGATAAGAGGTCAGGTGACAAGGATCAGAAGTCACATGACATGAAAAAAGATCACAGATCATCCAGTAGGTCTTCTGATAAGACGGATCAAAAGTCATCTGAAAAATCCAAATCATCAGAAAAGTCAAAGGAGAGAGAATCTTCCAGGAGATCTTCAGACAAAAGTAGTCATCGCTCATCTTCTCAAAAGGAAAAAGATCAATCATCGAAGAAAAATGAAACGAAGAAAGATGACAAAGATAAGACAATCATGAAAAGGATTCCTAAGTTGTCTGAAACTGCAAAGAAAgagaaagaaaatgaaatagtaACAAAATCACCATTATTAGCAACAAACCTAGATTCACAAATTTCTGGGgattttatgtcaaaaattggTTTGAGCAGTATGAAGATCACATCACGAGTCAGAACACCGAGCCGTGAAGAATCGGAACAAAGAACAGAAAGTCTGATGGAGGCATCAACTACAGAGGTCAGCATAAATAATAATTCTCCTGAGAAGACGACATTAAGAATATCAATGTACAGAGAAAGAGATCTTGAAATTGCATCGACAGGAAATGTAGAAACATCATCTCCGGCTCAAACACATGAGAAAACACCCAAATCAATTCTGCGTATAGTAGGATCAGAGAGCAAACGTCTAAATGTTCagtttaggataccagcatatTCTCAGTCTGTAGAGAATACAAAAGGAGGAGTTGATTGGGACAATAGGAAGGCAAGGTTTAATACACATTTTCCTAATGGACTACCAAAACTACCTGgggaaaatgaaaatgaaccaGTTACACAGCCTCCAAGCACTTGCTCtgtaaatttgatgaaaaagctACCTCTCAATTTACAG GCTGCAAAGGCAAAACCTCTAACAACACAGAACCAAAATTCAACAATTACTTATCAACCACCTCCTGGTGCTTATTCAAGTTCCAGTCTACAGGTACCAGTAGCAACTGTTCCCACACCATCTACTTACCAGCAACATAGAAACAGAGCTGCCCACTATAATAATTCAAGACCGTCGTCTGCTCAGCAGCAGGTTGATAGGGTACCAGTTCCTCTTTTCAAACAGGGAAGCAGTCCTATTGCTGATCTGAGTATTTTAGACTTGAATTACTTCTTTGTGAAGATATTGAAGTGGAATGCCAGCTGGTTTGATGAATATG agaaGCATCAGACAGCACCTCCAGATGTTGAAGAAGCGTATCCTGTTTCACATCTCTTAGACTCTTATGAATGTTACGAAgattatttcaaaactttattccCCCATCTTTATCTGGAAACATGGGAAACA tgtGTGAGGTCTTGGCAAGAGTCAAAGGGAAGGAGGAGATCAGTTGACATTGTGTTTACTCGAGTACATAAACCATGTGACAAGATGTTCACATATACTTTTACTG ctGTGGTCCCAAAGCAGACCTTCAATCTTTTAAACGAAGGAGATCTTGTGATAGTAAATACTTGGGGAGTCAATGCATGGGAAGTCAGTGCCAAACATAAAGCCAAGTACTATCCACAGCTTGGATTCATAGAGAGGCTTGTGTATCGTAGGAATCAGGGCGATGTGGTTAAAATCCTACAGACTTTTCCTTCTTTAG taaaagAAGGAAAATATCCCTCTGATTTTATTGGACTAGAAATAATTGTGAAGACCAGATTTCGACAGTTCAAAATGTTGCCTGATAAGAGATCTTCTATCACG GTTGTATGCTCATTGGTTTCGACACTACGCCACTACAATGCCTTGTCCCGCCTTTACAAGACCACCATGGTCAATAGTATTTTGACTCCAGGTATCCTCAGAGTATTTCACAATCATCCTTCAGTTAAAGAAAATGATCTTCTAGAATTA GATAACTATAACAAGTCGCAACAAAAAGCTATTGTGATATCAACCAAGATAGCACTGGAGCCTGCACAGCAAAATAGAGTAGTGCTGATCCAAGGACCTCCTGGTACTGGTAAATCCTATACTATTATAGGTATAATCAAGAATATCATTAAG AAAAGCAATAGGACATGTCATATTTGTCTGTGTGCACCATCAAATGCTGCTGTAGATGAATTAATGAAAAGACTTATAGATGAAAGAAGAAAGATGGAAGAAAAGA gtaAACATTCTGGATTCCGACTTGTTCGCATTGGGAAACCAGAAAATATACATCATGATGTACAAAAGTACACATATCGGGagattgtaaaagtaaatcaggCCGAGG aattaaagaacaaaattaaaCGACAGGTCAACACAAGTGTGGTAAAAGAGATAGATAAGCTGAAGACCAGAATATCAAGTTTGCATGAGGAATTGACCAGTAAGACAATCAAAATGCAAACAATTGAG GCAGGGAAGATTAGAAGTGAAATGAGTAAATTAGAAAAGAAGAAAGACGATATGGAAGTTTCAATCCAGGCTCAATATAaa gACATAAAACTTACAAGGCAAGAAGAACAAAAAGTTATGAGGGATGTATTGATAAAGAGCCATATAGTGTGTGGCACACTAAATTCTTTTGGCAATGATTTTTATGCAGACATACTAGCTCCTTACTCTCAAAACATCAGGAGGTCAATGTTCAATTGTGTTATTGTAGATGAG GCTTCTCAAGCAACAGAGTTAGATACGCTAATACCATTACAATATGGGACTACTAAATTGATTATGGTAGGAGATCCTGAACAACTGCCTCCAACTGTCTTGTCACAG AAATCTGCTCAGAAAAGTTTTGGACAATCACTGTTTGAGAGGTTCTACTGTCATTTTAGACATGAAGATGTCAACCCTGTTCTATTCTTAGATACACAGTATAGAATGCACCCGGAAATAGCTCATTTCCCGAGCAAATTTGTCTACCTTGGTGCACTCAAGACTGACAG TTCTGTAGAGGAGAGATGTAACATATTCCAGTTAAAGCCATATCTTTTATTTGACATGCAAGAAGGACAGGAACACAGCACACAGAGAGG